In Bacillus toyonensis BCT-7112, a single window of DNA contains:
- a CDS encoding VanW family protein: MKLSKILIGSAIAGGILLCVGGIGGYQYVSKLNNQLNNTALPNTTFEGISLAGKNKADIQAIINQKINELDQKSLTYIFQDDKQTYIWKDLGINYKEKDIVNKIFKEQEGNVMSRYKMRKQAENDELKRDYKLTPQLNTTAYETFIKDKYNETLKNPVNAELSIEGSTVNVSQSQNGEKIDKGKLRDLTNEAITTGKSDVTLPVTLIKPERSTEDIQKMGIKEVIAEYSTPMAGRNGNQSFNVNKSANTLSGVIVAPDETFSFNGRVGVTDAAHGYKSAAVYSQGKVIQSAGGGVCQVSSTLYSAALRADLGIVSRSNHSMPVNYLPLGQDAAVADYGPDLKFKNNTGNHIYIQAFSNGGSITTRIFGTNTGKNVEVSSQVISRTNDKITAVTYKKVTQNGEVLSNGQISKSVYKSAPKQ; this comes from the coding sequence ATGAAGCTAAGTAAAATACTGATCGGTTCTGCAATTGCAGGGGGCATATTACTTTGTGTAGGCGGTATTGGTGGATATCAATATGTATCCAAATTAAATAATCAATTAAATAACACCGCATTACCAAATACTACGTTTGAAGGTATTTCTCTTGCTGGAAAAAATAAAGCAGATATTCAAGCAATTATTAATCAAAAAATAAATGAATTAGATCAAAAATCTCTTACCTACATATTCCAAGATGATAAACAAACTTACATATGGAAAGATTTAGGTATAAATTATAAAGAGAAAGATATTGTAAACAAAATCTTTAAAGAACAAGAAGGAAACGTAATGAGTCGTTACAAAATGCGGAAGCAAGCTGAAAACGATGAATTAAAACGTGACTATAAATTAACACCACAATTAAATACAACAGCTTATGAAACCTTTATAAAAGATAAATATAATGAAACATTAAAAAATCCTGTTAATGCAGAATTAAGTATTGAAGGCTCTACTGTAAATGTTAGCCAAAGTCAAAACGGAGAAAAAATTGATAAAGGCAAACTACGCGATTTAACAAACGAAGCTATTACTACTGGTAAATCAGATGTTACATTACCGGTTACATTAATAAAACCAGAACGTTCTACAGAAGATATACAGAAAATGGGAATTAAAGAAGTCATTGCTGAGTACTCTACTCCAATGGCTGGCCGTAATGGTAATCAATCCTTTAACGTAAATAAATCAGCTAATACTTTAAGTGGAGTTATTGTAGCACCTGATGAAACGTTTAGTTTTAATGGCCGTGTTGGTGTAACTGATGCTGCACATGGTTATAAATCTGCCGCAGTATATTCACAAGGTAAAGTTATACAAAGTGCAGGCGGAGGCGTTTGCCAAGTCAGTAGTACTTTATATAGCGCAGCTTTAAGGGCAGATTTAGGAATTGTTTCTCGAAGTAATCATTCTATGCCCGTAAATTATTTACCACTTGGGCAAGATGCAGCAGTGGCAGACTATGGTCCGGATTTAAAATTTAAAAACAATACAGGTAATCATATTTATATTCAAGCATTTTCAAATGGAGGGAGTATTACTACACGCATTTTCGGTACAAATACTGGTAAAAATGTTGAAGTTTCTTCTCAAGTAATTAGTAGAACTAATGATAAAATAACAGCGGTTACGTATAAAAAAGTAACACAAAACGGCGAAGTACTATCAAATGGACAAATTTCAAAAAGCGTATATAAAAGTGCCCCAAAACAATGA
- a CDS encoding ArsR/SmtB family transcription factor: MSQNQFECRISEEDVQMLRALAHPLRLRLVMELMQRGTCNVTQLQEVLEIPQSTVSQHLTKLKQNKVVRFERRGLEVYYQIHNDKVSAVVKTLFS; encoded by the coding sequence ATGAGCCAAAATCAATTCGAATGTCGTATTTCAGAAGAAGATGTACAAATGTTAAGAGCGTTAGCGCATCCGTTGCGTCTACGCCTAGTAATGGAACTAATGCAACGTGGAACGTGTAATGTAACACAACTACAGGAAGTATTAGAAATTCCGCAATCAACGGTTTCACAACATTTAACGAAGTTAAAGCAAAATAAGGTAGTGCGCTTTGAGAGACGAGGATTAGAAGTGTATTATCAAATCCATAATGATAAAGTAAGTGCAGTAGTAAAAACATTATTTTCTTAA
- a CDS encoding RNase A-like domain-containing lipoprotein: MKRISSLFFSSLLALMLILSGCAGKEQKTEKQTGNQGTSVEKISDNILDEMEGPPKNGHTIERHVGKSEEDLKNRLKTDKVSAASTYYDKETATKAVKDSLKQHDKEIQDWLKNSKEARLVLNTTHSFPVGKTVIKKNMNVKDKLVKTVTVLARDKSGDLGYKIITSYPSDK; encoded by the coding sequence ATGAAACGAATAAGTAGTCTTTTCTTCAGTAGTTTACTGGCATTGATGCTGATCTTAAGTGGATGTGCAGGAAAAGAACAAAAAACTGAGAAACAAACAGGGAATCAAGGTACGTCAGTAGAAAAAATTAGTGATAATATTTTAGATGAAATGGAAGGGCCGCCTAAAAATGGTCATACGATTGAAAGGCATGTAGGTAAATCAGAAGAGGATTTGAAGAATCGTTTGAAGACAGATAAAGTATCAGCGGCAAGTACATATTATGATAAAGAAACAGCGACGAAAGCTGTAAAAGATAGTTTGAAGCAACATGATAAAGAAATTCAAGATTGGTTAAAAAATTCTAAAGAGGCTCGTCTCGTATTAAATACAACTCATTCATTCCCGGTCGGGAAAACGGTAATAAAGAAAAATATGAATGTAAAAGATAAGTTAGTAAAAACTGTTACTGTTTTAGCGAGAGATAAGTCAGGAGATTTAGGATATAAGATTATTACTTCTTATCCATCTGACAAATAA
- a CDS encoding LCP family protein, translating into MMKSDTNNNMRAKTGRSKKKRLLWFLLIPLLIVALGAGGYSFHIYSKAKSILNNAYSELGRGDKSNKREKAVKPMTDNISVLIMGVDESDIREKNYGKATRTDALLLATINKNDKSVKLVSIPRDSRVYIKSRDKYDKITHAHVFGGVDSTIDTVENFLDVPVDYYVKFNFKSFIKIVDSLGGITVDVPVEFTEQNSKDEANAIHLKKGRQHLNGEEALALARTRHIDSDYMRGQRQQLVLEAIAEKALSLNSINKIGGLLDAVDNDLKTNLTFDDMMTIAKNSMDSSLKMDKFQVEGTDKYIDGIYYYVPNEKSVNNISTTLQEHLGVTNKNEHKKL; encoded by the coding sequence ATGATGAAATCCGACACAAACAACAATATGCGAGCCAAAACAGGACGCTCAAAGAAAAAACGCCTACTTTGGTTCCTTCTTATTCCATTACTAATTGTAGCACTTGGAGCAGGAGGTTACTCCTTCCATATATACAGTAAAGCAAAATCCATTTTAAATAACGCTTATTCTGAACTAGGTCGAGGAGATAAATCCAACAAACGTGAAAAAGCAGTTAAACCTATGACTGATAACATTTCCGTACTTATTATGGGTGTTGATGAAAGTGATATTAGAGAAAAAAATTATGGAAAAGCAACTCGTACGGATGCGCTATTACTTGCAACAATTAATAAAAACGATAAATCCGTTAAACTTGTAAGCATTCCACGTGACTCACGCGTCTACATTAAGTCACGTGATAAATACGATAAAATTACACATGCACACGTATTCGGCGGTGTAGACAGCACGATTGATACAGTAGAGAACTTTTTAGACGTTCCTGTTGACTACTACGTAAAATTTAACTTTAAATCCTTTATCAAAATCGTTGATTCCCTTGGCGGTATTACTGTCGATGTTCCTGTTGAGTTTACAGAACAAAATAGTAAAGACGAAGCAAATGCAATTCATCTTAAAAAAGGACGTCAACATTTAAACGGAGAAGAGGCACTTGCACTAGCTAGAACTCGTCACATCGATAGCGATTATATGCGTGGTCAACGACAACAACTTGTTTTAGAAGCTATTGCCGAAAAAGCACTATCTCTTAATTCCATTAATAAAATCGGTGGCCTACTAGATGCTGTCGATAATGATTTAAAAACAAATTTAACTTTTGATGATATGATGACAATTGCAAAAAATTCAATGGATTCAAGTTTAAAAATGGACAAATTTCAAGTGGAAGGTACAGATAAATATATAGATGGTATTTATTATTACGTTCCAAACGAAAAAAGCGTCAATAATATATCGACAACACTTCAAGAACATCTCGGTGTTACGAATAAAAATGAGCATAAAAAATTATAA
- a CDS encoding L-lactate permease, with translation MSTWTQIYDPLNNIWLSALIAALPIFCFIICLVGFKMKGYMAGLYSVIVAIILAIFVYKMPTTAAVASAGFGVLSGFYPICTIVIAAIFLYKLTVKTEQFNVIRDSISSITNDQRLQVLLIAYSFGAFLEGAAGFGVPVAITAALLVGMGFNPLKAAGICLVANIAGGAMGAMGIPVTVPAQLTGIDALTVGRQAVYILPFISIVLPFLLVSMVDGFKGIKETWQGILVSGVSFAITQFVVTYFLGAELTNIFAAVISMVALALFLRVWQPKSSAKEEKQEEKESHTFNQILYAWSPFVFLTAFVTIFNLKPIKALFAPDGPLANLVFNIQFPGLHNQVIKTAPITKADIPFAAIFKLDVFSSTTTAIVLAIIVSLIVYRVNGKMIKELMIETIKELKVPVYTICSVIALAYVENYSGMSSTLGLAFSSTGNVFPILSPILGWIGVFITGSVVSSGSLFAPLQAVTADQLNIVPSTLVSLNVVGGTIAKMVSPQSIAVACAAVGLVGKESALFKTVMKYSLIFLAIISLLQLNAVFNIF, from the coding sequence ATGAGTACTTGGACACAAATTTATGACCCATTAAACAACATTTGGTTATCTGCACTAATCGCAGCACTTCCAATTTTTTGCTTCATTATTTGTTTAGTGGGATTCAAAATGAAAGGTTACATGGCTGGGCTTTACAGTGTAATTGTTGCTATTATTCTTGCTATATTTGTTTATAAAATGCCTACAACTGCAGCAGTAGCATCTGCCGGATTTGGTGTTTTATCTGGATTTTATCCAATTTGTACTATCGTTATCGCAGCTATCTTCCTTTACAAATTAACTGTTAAAACAGAACAATTCAATGTCATTCGTGATAGCATTTCAAGTATTACAAATGATCAACGTTTACAAGTATTATTAATCGCTTATTCTTTCGGCGCTTTCTTAGAAGGCGCAGCTGGTTTCGGTGTTCCGGTTGCTATTACAGCTGCATTACTTGTAGGTATGGGCTTTAATCCATTAAAAGCAGCGGGCATTTGCTTAGTAGCTAATATCGCTGGTGGTGCTATGGGGGCTATGGGTATTCCAGTTACAGTACCTGCACAATTAACTGGAATAGATGCATTAACTGTGGGTCGTCAAGCAGTTTACATTTTGCCATTCATTAGCATTGTTTTACCGTTCTTACTTGTTTCAATGGTAGATGGATTTAAAGGCATTAAAGAAACTTGGCAAGGTATTCTTGTAAGTGGTGTTTCTTTCGCAATTACTCAGTTCGTTGTAACTTACTTCTTAGGCGCTGAACTTACTAATATTTTCGCAGCAGTCATAAGTATGGTCGCTCTTGCATTATTCTTACGTGTTTGGCAACCAAAATCTTCTGCTAAAGAAGAAAAACAAGAAGAAAAAGAATCTCATACATTCAATCAAATTTTATATGCTTGGTCTCCATTCGTATTCTTAACTGCATTTGTAACAATCTTTAATTTAAAACCAATTAAAGCTTTATTTGCTCCGGATGGTCCATTAGCAAACTTAGTATTTAACATTCAATTCCCTGGTCTTCATAATCAAGTTATAAAAACTGCACCAATCACAAAAGCTGATATACCTTTCGCAGCGATTTTCAAACTAGATGTATTCTCTTCTACAACTACTGCGATTGTATTAGCAATTATCGTTTCACTTATCGTCTACCGTGTAAACGGCAAAATGATTAAAGAATTAATGATTGAAACAATAAAAGAATTAAAGGTTCCAGTATATACAATTTGTAGCGTTATCGCTTTAGCTTACGTAGAGAACTACTCTGGTATGTCATCTACACTTGGACTTGCATTCTCTTCTACTGGAAATGTATTCCCTATTCTTTCTCCAATCTTAGGATGGATTGGCGTATTCATTACTGGTTCAGTAGTATCTAGTGGTTCACTATTCGCACCACTTCAAGCAGTAACTGCCGATCAATTAAACATCGTCCCATCTACTCTCGTTTCATTAAACGTAGTTGGTGGCACAATAGCAAAAATGGTTTCACCACAATCCATAGCAGTTGCTTGTGCGGCAGTTGGACTAGTTGGTAAAGAATCTGCTCTATTTAAAACAGTGATGAAATATAGTTTAATCTTCTTAGCTATTATTAGCTTACTTCAATTAAATGCTGTATTTAATATCTTTTAA
- a CDS encoding acid-soluble spore protein H produces MDVQRVKQILSSSSKIDVTYEGVPVWIESCDEQKGSAQVYDVSNPGESVHVDVTALEEK; encoded by the coding sequence ATGGATGTGCAACGTGTGAAACAAATCTTATCTTCTTCAAGTAAAATTGACGTTACATATGAGGGCGTACCAGTATGGATTGAGAGCTGTGATGAGCAGAAGGGGAGTGCCCAAGTGTATGACGTATCTAATCCTGGTGAGAGCGTTCATGTGGACGTGACGGCTTTAGAGGAGAAATAA
- a CDS encoding NupC/NupG family nucleoside CNT transporter, translated as MKFITFFVGLIVVFFLAYIASNNKKHIKFKPIFIMLIIQLILTYLLLNTEIGLILIRFISSLFTKLLEYAADGINFVFGGLANKGEMSFFLTVLLPIVFISVLIGILQHFKILPFFIHWIGFFLSKINGLGKLESYNAIASAIVGQSEVFITVKKQLAQIPKHRLYTLCASAMSTVSMSIVGAYMTMIEPKYVVTALVLNLFSGFIIILIINPYDVKDEEDILEIKGEKQSFFEMLGEYILDGFRVAIVVGAMLIGFVALISCINDLFLIIFGITFQQLIGYVFAPIAFLIGVPSSEIVAAGSIMATKLVTNEFVAMMDLSKISNSLSPRTVGIISVFLVSFANFSSIGIISGAVKGLNEDQGNVVARFGLKLLYGATLVSILSAIIVSIML; from the coding sequence ATGAAATTTATCACTTTTTTTGTCGGACTTATCGTCGTTTTCTTCCTTGCTTATATTGCTAGCAATAATAAGAAACACATTAAATTCAAACCTATTTTCATCATGCTTATTATACAGTTAATTTTAACCTATTTATTATTAAATACAGAAATTGGTCTCATACTTATTCGGTTCATTTCCAGCCTTTTCACAAAGCTACTCGAGTATGCTGCTGATGGTATAAACTTTGTGTTTGGCGGTCTTGCAAATAAAGGTGAGATGTCATTTTTCCTTACTGTATTATTACCGATTGTCTTTATTTCCGTCTTAATTGGTATATTACAACATTTCAAAATACTACCATTTTTTATTCATTGGATTGGTTTCTTTCTTAGCAAGATAAATGGTCTTGGGAAATTAGAATCTTACAATGCCATCGCTTCCGCTATTGTCGGCCAATCAGAAGTGTTTATTACGGTAAAAAAGCAATTAGCACAAATTCCAAAACACCGTCTTTATACACTTTGTGCATCAGCCATGTCAACAGTATCTATGTCTATCGTAGGTGCCTATATGACGATGATTGAACCTAAATATGTAGTAACCGCACTCGTTCTCAATTTATTTAGCGGCTTTATTATCATACTCATCATTAACCCTTACGACGTTAAAGATGAAGAAGATATTTTGGAAATAAAAGGTGAAAAGCAAAGTTTCTTTGAAATGCTTGGCGAATATATTCTTGATGGTTTCCGAGTAGCCATTGTCGTTGGCGCCATGCTCATCGGATTCGTAGCATTGATTAGCTGCATTAATGACCTATTCCTCATTATATTCGGCATCACTTTTCAGCAATTAATCGGCTACGTATTTGCACCTATTGCATTTCTTATCGGTGTACCAAGTTCTGAAATTGTCGCAGCTGGTAGCATTATGGCAACGAAGCTTGTAACGAATGAATTTGTAGCAATGATGGATCTTAGTAAAATTTCCAATAGCCTTTCTCCCCGTACAGTTGGTATCATTTCTGTTTTCCTCGTTTCTTTTGCCAACTTTTCTTCTATTGGAATTATTTCCGGTGCAGTAAAAGGGTTAAACGAAGACCAAGGAAATGTTGTGGCAAGGTTTGGGCTTAAATTACTATATGGAGCTACTCTCGTTAGTATTTTATCTGCAATTATCGTAAGTATTATGTTGTAA
- a CDS encoding hemolysin family protein: MDILKLLMVAILIALTAFFVAVEFAIIKVRSSRIDQLVTEKRRGALAAKKVTANLDEYLSACQLGITITALGLGWLGEPTIKHLLEPLFLKLQLSPAIASTISFIIAFAVITFLHVVIGELAPKTLAIQRSEQVSLLLSKPLIYFYRVMYPFIWALNGSARLVTGLFGLHPASEHEVAHSEEELRLILSESYESGEINQREFKYVNNIFEFDNRVAKEIMVPRTEVVGLYEDEPFETHITVIAQEKYTRYPVFGEDKDEIIGMVNVKDLFIRYMDGNREEECSITPYTRPVIEVLENIPIHDLLLQMQRRRIPLAVLYDEYGGTAGIVTLEDILEEIVGEIRDEYDEDEHPPIEHISEGCKIVEGKVLISEVNDLFGIHLVADDVDTIGGWIMVQKQVVAEGDVIEKHGFYFKVLEKDMHQIKRVEIKKVEE, encoded by the coding sequence GTGGATATTTTAAAATTATTGATGGTAGCCATTCTTATTGCATTAACAGCTTTTTTTGTGGCTGTTGAGTTTGCAATTATTAAGGTGCGTAGCAGTCGCATTGATCAACTCGTTACTGAAAAACGACGAGGTGCATTGGCTGCTAAAAAAGTAACTGCAAATTTAGATGAGTATTTATCAGCATGTCAGTTAGGTATTACGATTACTGCGTTAGGGCTCGGGTGGTTAGGAGAGCCAACTATAAAACATTTACTCGAGCCATTGTTCTTAAAGTTACAATTATCTCCTGCCATTGCTAGTACAATTTCATTTATTATTGCCTTTGCAGTGATTACATTTTTACATGTTGTTATTGGGGAACTTGCCCCAAAAACATTAGCTATACAAAGGTCAGAGCAAGTTAGCTTATTATTATCAAAGCCACTTATTTATTTTTACCGAGTTATGTATCCGTTTATTTGGGCTTTAAATGGTTCAGCAAGGCTTGTAACAGGTTTATTTGGATTACATCCAGCTTCTGAACATGAAGTAGCTCATTCAGAAGAAGAATTAAGGTTAATCTTATCGGAGAGCTATGAGAGCGGAGAGATTAATCAAAGGGAATTTAAATACGTAAATAATATTTTTGAATTCGATAATAGAGTAGCAAAGGAAATTATGGTACCTCGTACGGAAGTTGTAGGATTATATGAGGACGAGCCGTTTGAAACACATATTACAGTAATTGCGCAAGAAAAATATACGAGATATCCTGTATTTGGTGAAGATAAAGATGAGATTATCGGAATGGTTAATGTAAAAGATTTATTTATTCGTTATATGGATGGTAATCGAGAGGAAGAGTGCTCGATTACACCATATACAAGGCCAGTTATTGAAGTATTAGAAAATATCCCAATTCATGATTTGCTATTACAAATGCAAAGAAGGCGAATTCCGTTAGCTGTATTATATGATGAATATGGTGGTACAGCAGGCATTGTCACGCTAGAAGATATTTTAGAAGAAATTGTTGGAGAAATTCGAGATGAATACGATGAAGATGAACACCCGCCTATCGAACACATAAGCGAAGGATGTAAAATTGTAGAGGGAAAAGTGCTTATTAGTGAAGTAAATGATTTATTTGGCATACATTTGGTTGCTGATGATGTAGATACAATTGGTGGTTGGATCATGGTACAAAAACAAGTCGTTGCTGAAGGGGATGTTATTGAGAAACATGGTTTTTATTTTAAAGTCCTTGAAAAGGATATGCATCAAATTAAACGAGTTGAGATAAAGAAAGTAGAAGAATGA
- a CDS encoding TVP38/TMEM64 family protein yields the protein MAETIQNFLTEYYSIAIPLSILINIIISLLGFIPSIFLTAINIQLFGVTNGTLISIAGEALGAIISFYIYRIGLQKFTHDKVNKYPKVERLLYVEGREAFLLVLSFRFIPFIPSIIVTLFAALGKMSLLSFSIASTIGKIPALLIEVYSAYHVMNGTNEAKWIVTIAGCIGLFYLWKKWRKK from the coding sequence ATGGCAGAAACGATTCAAAATTTCCTAACAGAATACTATTCAATCGCAATTCCACTTAGTATCTTAATCAATATCATCATCAGTCTTTTAGGTTTTATCCCTAGCATCTTTTTAACCGCCATTAATATACAGCTATTTGGCGTTACAAATGGCACACTCATTTCGATCGCAGGCGAAGCATTAGGCGCTATTATCTCGTTTTATATTTATCGCATAGGCCTTCAAAAGTTCACTCACGATAAAGTAAATAAGTATCCAAAGGTAGAGCGTCTTCTTTATGTAGAAGGTAGAGAGGCCTTTCTACTCGTTCTATCGTTTCGATTTATACCTTTCATCCCATCAATTATCGTGACTTTATTTGCAGCTCTAGGGAAAATGTCATTACTCTCCTTCAGTATTGCCAGTACAATAGGTAAAATACCGGCCTTATTGATTGAAGTATATTCGGCATATCATGTTATGAACGGAACAAATGAAGCGAAGTGGATTGTAACAATCGCAGGTTGCATTGGATTGTTCTATTTGTGGAAAAAATGGAGAAAAAAATAA
- a CDS encoding VOC family protein codes for MNICKVHHVAIICSNYEVSKDFYTIILGFKVINEVYRKERDSYKLDLCVGEEYQIELFSFPSPPERPSFPEATGLRHLAFAVINIEEAVTHLNQCGVETESIRIDEITGKKFVFFQDPDGLPLELYEV; via the coding sequence ATGAATATATGTAAAGTGCATCACGTTGCAATTATTTGTTCGAATTATGAAGTGTCAAAGGATTTTTATACTATAATATTAGGTTTTAAAGTGATAAATGAAGTATATAGAAAGGAACGCGATTCTTATAAGTTGGATTTATGTGTAGGAGAAGAGTATCAAATAGAATTATTTTCATTTCCAAGTCCGCCTGAGCGCCCAAGTTTTCCAGAAGCAACTGGTCTTAGACATTTAGCATTTGCAGTTATAAATATAGAAGAAGCTGTGACGCATTTAAATCAATGTGGTGTTGAGACGGAATCGATACGTATTGATGAAATAACGGGGAAGAAATTCGTCTTTTTCCAAGATCCTGACGGTTTACCTTTAGAATTATATGAGGTTTGA
- the aspA gene encoding aspartate ammonia-lyase — protein MIATKDIRIEKDFLGEKEVPSVAYYGVQTLRAVENFPITGYRIHPSLITAMAIVKKAAALANMDTGYLAKDIGQEIAEAAQEIVDGKFHDQFIVDPIQGGAGTSINMNTNEVIANRALERMGYEKGEYAKISPNTHVNMAQSTNDAFPTGIHIATLMMLEELLITMEELHAAFRTKAKEFDHVIKMGRTHLQDAVPIRLGQEFEAYSRVLARDIKRIKQSRQHLYEVNMGATAVGTGLNANPTYIEHVVKHLRTFSGFPLVGAEHLVDATQNTDAYTEVSAALKVCMMNMSKIANDLRIMASGPRVGLAEIQLPARQPGSSIMPGKVNPVMAEVINQVAFQVIGNDHTICLASEAGQLELNVMEPVLVFNLIQSISIMNNGFRVFREYCIKGITANEELLKQYVEKSVGIITAVNPHIGYEAASRIAREAIETGKSVRELCLEHGVLTEEELDIILDPFEMTHPEIAGASLLKNKKM, from the coding sequence ATGATAGCAACGAAGGATATACGTATAGAAAAAGATTTTTTAGGTGAAAAGGAAGTACCAAGTGTAGCTTATTATGGTGTACAAACATTACGTGCCGTAGAAAACTTTCCAATTACAGGATATCGCATTCATCCGTCACTCATTACGGCAATGGCAATTGTGAAAAAGGCGGCGGCACTTGCGAATATGGATACCGGTTATTTAGCTAAAGATATTGGGCAAGAAATTGCGGAAGCAGCACAAGAAATTGTTGATGGAAAGTTCCATGATCAATTTATTGTGGATCCAATTCAAGGCGGTGCTGGAACTTCCATTAATATGAATACAAATGAAGTAATTGCGAATAGAGCATTAGAACGTATGGGATACGAAAAAGGTGAGTATGCGAAAATTAGCCCAAACACGCATGTGAACATGGCTCAGTCAACAAATGATGCGTTTCCAACGGGAATTCATATTGCAACTCTTATGATGTTAGAAGAGCTTCTTATTACAATGGAAGAACTTCATGCTGCTTTCCGTACAAAGGCAAAAGAGTTCGATCACGTCATTAAAATGGGACGTACACATTTACAAGATGCAGTGCCAATTCGCCTTGGACAAGAATTTGAAGCGTATAGCCGCGTGCTTGCGCGTGATATAAAAAGAATTAAACAGTCTCGTCAACATTTATATGAAGTGAATATGGGGGCGACAGCTGTTGGTACGGGATTAAATGCAAATCCTACGTACATTGAACATGTGGTAAAACATTTACGAACATTTAGCGGATTCCCACTTGTCGGCGCAGAGCATTTAGTTGATGCAACGCAAAACACAGACGCATACACAGAAGTATCTGCAGCATTAAAAGTATGTATGATGAATATGTCTAAAATTGCAAACGATCTTCGTATTATGGCGTCTGGGCCACGTGTCGGATTAGCAGAGATTCAATTGCCTGCACGCCAACCAGGTTCATCTATTATGCCAGGTAAAGTAAATCCAGTTATGGCAGAAGTAATTAATCAAGTTGCTTTCCAAGTAATTGGTAATGATCATACAATTTGCTTGGCTTCAGAAGCAGGACAATTAGAATTAAACGTAATGGAGCCTGTGCTTGTATTTAATTTAATTCAATCTATTAGTATTATGAATAACGGATTCCGTGTATTCCGAGAATACTGTATTAAAGGAATTACAGCAAATGAAGAATTGCTGAAGCAATATGTTGAGAAAAGTGTTGGAATTATTACAGCAGTTAACCCTCACATTGGTTATGAAGCAGCATCTCGCATTGCTCGCGAAGCGATTGAAACAGGGAAATCTGTTAGGGAGTTATGCTTAGAACATGGTGTACTGACAGAAGAAGAATTGGATATTATTTTAGATCCATTCGAAATGACGCATCCTGAAATTGCTGGTGCTTCTTTATTAAAGAATAAGAAGATGTAA